A window of Sodalis praecaptivus genomic DNA:
TAGGGGAGATCGGTACGCTCGCGATCGCCGACATAAAACAGATAGCCCAGCACCGTCACCGCGTCGCGCTGCTTGCCCGGACCGAGCAGCTCCACCACCGGCACGCCGAGGCACTGCCCCAGCAAGTCCAGCAGCGCCGCCTCCAGCGCCGCCACCGCGTTAACCCGCAGTTCAAACGTCCAGGCGCCGCCGCCGAAGGCGTCGAAGTCAGAAGATTGATTACCCAAATGCACCTGTTGCACCAGCCGGTTCATCCGCGCCACTTCGGTGCCGACCACCAGCGGTGTCGCCTCTTGCAGCGTTTTTAAGATGACTTCGCCGCCCGGGGCTTCGCCGACGCCGGTATGGCCGGCGCTGTCCTTAAGCACCACGAGATTGCGGGTAAACCAGGCGCTGTGCGCGCCGCCGATATTCAGCAGCATGCTGTCATGTCCCGCGACCGGGATCACTTTCATCTCGGTAATCACGGGACCGCTTTGGGTATTGGCCATTGACTCTTCCTCATACGAAAAAACGCTGTCGCCCCTCCGCCGGACGCGGGGAAGCCCAGGGTTTAAGCAATTGATACCTCAGTATAAGGACATTATCGCGCCCTTTTCATTGGGCATCATCACAATAAAAAAGGCCAAGAGCGGCGACGGATTGCAGCGGATGCCTAAGGCGACAGGGGCGAGTTCACAAACCGGCCGCCGCCAAACGTCTAAGGCCAAAAATGAAACCTCTTTTTAATTATCCCTGAGGCCGTGGCGATAAGTGATCGGCATCACTTCCCTTTAGCGCTTTGCTGTAAAAAGTCCGCGCATCCGCCCCCGCATTCAGTCATAAGCCCAATGTCTGCCGGGACATTAACTCTTATACTGCTGCTGAACCGCTATTTAGATTAAAAAACGTTCATTCTTACTTCCCTACCGTTCAGGACACCACTATGCAGCTATTCAGCCAATGGATCGTCATGTACACCGTCCGCTGCGGACAGCGGGTTTTGACTCGCCGCACGGCCTCCCCTGCGGGCTCACGACCGGGAGGCGTCTACCATGGATAACACGGTGATAGACGCCAGCGCGCATAAAACACGCTCGCGTTTTTGGATCCTGGCGGTGTTATTCATCATCAGCACCGTCAACTACGCCGACCGGTCCACCCTGTCCATCGCCGGCCCGCATGTGGCGCGAGATTTGGGTCTGGATCCGCTGCAAATGGGCTATATCTTCTCAGCCTTCGGCTGGGCGTATACCCTCGCTCAGCTGCCGGGCGGCTGGTTGCTGGATAAGTTCGGATCTAAAAAAGTCTACGGTTGCGCCATCTTGATCTGGTCGGTATTTACCTTCTGCCAGGGCTTTGTCCATTTCTTCGCCAATGCCGCCATGATGCTGTTCATATTGCGCTTCATGGTGGGTTTTGCCGAAGCGCCGGTCATGCCGGCCAACAGCCGCATCGTTTCCGCCTGGTTTCCGGTGCGGGAACGCGGTACCGCCTCGGCGATATTCAACATCTCGCAATATGCCGCGCTGGTGGTGTTCAACCCGCTCTTGGGCTGGATCACCCAAGAGGTCAGCTGGGAATATGTGTTTATCGTGATGGGCGTGGTGGGGATTGTGCTGTCGGCGGTATGGGTGAAAACCATGTACAGTCCACTGAACCATCCGCGGGTGAGCCAAAGCGAACTGGAGTATCTGCGCGCGGGCGGCGCGCTGGTGGAGATGGACGCCGCGGCGGGTCCCAAGGCGGATCGCGCGCCGCAGTTGGGCTATATCAAACAGTTGCTGTCCAGCCGTATGCTGTTGGGCATTTATCTGGCCAATTATTGCGTTAATGCGATTACCTGGTTCTTCTTGTCCTGGTTTCCCATTTATTTGGTTAAGGGACGCGGCATGTCGATTCTGGAGGCGGGTTTCGTCGCGGCGCTGCCGGCGGTTTGCGGCTGTATCGGCGGAGTGCTGGGCGGCGTGTTTTCCGACTATCTGCTCAACCGCGGTTATTCGCTGTCGGTGGCGCGCAAAACGCCCATCATCGTCGGCATGCTGTTATGCACCAGTATGGTTATCTGCAATTACACCACCTCCGATGTGGTGGTGGTGGCGGCCATGAGCCTGGCGTTCTTCGGCAAGGGCATCGGCGCACTCGGCTGGACGGTGAACGCCGACACCGCACCAAAGCAGATTGTCGGCCTCAGCGGCGGGGTTTTGAATTTGGTGACCCAAATCGGCGCCATTACCACACCCATCGTGATTGGCTACATTCTACAGCGTACCGGCTCGTTTGACGGCGCGCTGATTTATGTCGCCGCCAACGGTTTGATGGTTATCGTTAGCTATTTGTTTATCGTCGGCAAAATCCAGCGCCTGGAGCTAAAACCTCTCGCGGCCTGAGAACCCGGGAGGCGCCCCACTGGGCGCTTCCCGGCCTGCGCGACGGTATGCCCCGCACCGTTTACGGTTCACGGTTCACGGTTCACGGTTCACGGTTCACGGTTCACGGTTCACGGTTCACGGTTTACGGTTTACGGTTTATGGTTTACGGTTTACGGTTTACGGTTTACGGTTTACGGTTTACGGTTCAGTTTATACCCACAGCGTTAACCTTTACGCCGGCATCCGCCTGCGCCTGCGCCTGCGCATGCGCATGCGCATCTCAGAGATTATCATCCAGCTGTAGCGCTACATACAGCAGCAGCCGATCGTCAAAGTTGGCCAGATTCAGGCCGGTCATTTCGGAAATGCGGTTCAAACGGTATTCCAGCGTATTGCGATGAATAAACAGCGCGCGCGAGGTGGGCGTCGGCTGCACGTTATGGCGAAACCAGGCGATAAGGGTTCGTCGCAATAAACCGTTGCTGTCCATGGCCTTGAGTTTGACCAGCGGCCGCACCAGCTCATTGGCTTGCCAACCGCCGCGCAGGCTGTCCAATAACACCGGCAACATCAAATCGGGATAAAAATAGCGGCGCTCGTCCGGGTGGCGCTGCTTGCCCACCGCCATGGTGGTAACGGCGGTGCGCCAGGAGCGGGCGATCCCTCCCGGTCCGGTAAAAAAGTTACCCAGCGCGATACGCACCCGCAGGCGGCTGCTTTCGGTCATGCGGGAAAATAGACTATCCACGCGGCGCCGGTGCTCGTCGGCATCCCAGCGGCCGTGGCTGTTCAGCGCCGGCTTCAAAACCACCATTTCGGTCAGGGAGACGATAGCGATAAGATTGTCCCGCTCAGGGGTAGTCAACAGGGTCTGTAACTGTTGCAGCTCGGCCATGGCGCTATCGACGCCAAACTGCCCGCTGTCCACCTCCACCACCGCCGCCACGCGCGGCTGATGAATATCGATCCCCAGGCGCTGCGCCCATTCGGACAGCGCCGGCGTCACTTCTTCGGCGCGGATAAGATTCAGCACCAATTCTTCGCGCAGCCGGCTGTCCTGCGCCAGCATATGCAGCAACCGCGCCTGCTCCAGCATCATCTCGGCGGTCATACACACCAATTCGCCATACTGGCGCAGCTGGCCGGGATTACCGGTTAACCCGATGACGCCAACGATATTACCGTCGATTTTCAGCGGCAGATTAATCCCGGGACGCACGCCATGCAAATGCTTGGCCACCCCGTCGTCGATATCCACCACCCGCGCCTGGGACAGCGCCAGCAGCGCGCCCTCATGCAGCTCGCCGATACGCTCCCGATCGCCGCTGCCGATTATCCGGCCACGGGCGTCCATCACGTTAATGTTGCTGTCGATTATCTGCATGGTTCTTGCCACGATTTCCTGCGCCAGCTTGGCATCAAGATGATAAGTCGCCATCGCCGTCCTCACCGCTGATTGCTCAATCTTTGCAGCATACTCACAGCCGCGCCCCCTAGCATTGTGCAAACGCACAAAGTCAGGGACCACGCATTCAAGATGTGGTGAGCATCACGTTTTTTTGCGGGCAAAAAAAACCGGACGGCGTCATGGCCATCCGGCGAGTGTCATGCAGTCAGTTATTGCGCCAATAGATACAGCGAAGTATCACCGCGGCGAATATTCAGCGCCAGCACATTGGGTTTGGTGTCGAGGATTTTGCGCAGCTCGCCGATATTTGCCACCGGCTGCTGATTCACGCCGAGAATAACATCGCCCTTCTTCAGCCCGACCCGCTCGGCGGTGCTACCGGCTTTAACGTTATCTACCCGCACCCCTTTCTGGCCGTCAAGCTCGGTATTGCTGAGCTCCGCGCCTTCGATGCCGGTAAAGACCATCCCGGAATCCACCTGGGATTGCGTGCTTTGCTCCAGGGTAACGGTGACCGTGACCGGTTTACCGTCGCGCAGCAGGCCGAGGGTCATTTTGGTGCCCACCGGCTGGGAGCTGATGTCGGCCCGGAACGAGGCAAAGCTGTTCAGCGCCTTGCCGTTCATGGTGACGATCACATCCCCCGCTTTTACGCCGGCTTTCTCCGCGGCGGATTTCGGCATTACCTGGCTGACGAACGCGCCGCGCTGGGCATCGATCTTCATCGCTTTCGCCAGTTCCGGCGTCAACTCGGTGCCGAGAATGCCAATTTCGCCGCGTTTTACCTGACCAAATTCAACAATTTGCTTGGTCAGGTTTTTGACCATATTGCTCGGTATGGCAAAACCGATGCCGATATTACCACCGTCCGGCGCCAAGATGGCGGTATTAATACCGATAAGCTCGCCGTTCAGATTCACCAGCGCGCCGCCGGAATTGCCGCGGTTGATGGCCGCGTCGGTCTGGATAAAGTTCTCATAATTTTCGATATTCAACCCGCTGCGTCCGAGCGCCGAGACAATACCGGAGGTCGCCGTTTCCCCCAACCCGTAGGGATTGCCGATCGCCACGGTATAATCCCCGACCCGCAATTGATCGGAATCGGCCATTTTGATGGCGGTCAGGTTTTTGAAGTCAATCAGCTGCACCAGCGCAATATCGGATCGCGGATCCTTACCAATAAGCTTGGCGTCGAATTTACGTCCGTCGTTAAGCTGTACCTGTATTT
This region includes:
- a CDS encoding MFS transporter, which gives rise to MDNTVIDASAHKTRSRFWILAVLFIISTVNYADRSTLSIAGPHVARDLGLDPLQMGYIFSAFGWAYTLAQLPGGWLLDKFGSKKVYGCAILIWSVFTFCQGFVHFFANAAMMLFILRFMVGFAEAPVMPANSRIVSAWFPVRERGTASAIFNISQYAALVVFNPLLGWITQEVSWEYVFIVMGVVGIVLSAVWVKTMYSPLNHPRVSQSELEYLRAGGALVEMDAAAGPKADRAPQLGYIKQLLSSRMLLGIYLANYCVNAITWFFLSWFPIYLVKGRGMSILEAGFVAALPAVCGCIGGVLGGVFSDYLLNRGYSLSVARKTPIIVGMLLCTSMVICNYTTSDVVVVAAMSLAFFGKGIGALGWTVNADTAPKQIVGLSGGVLNLVTQIGAITTPIVIGYILQRTGSFDGALIYVAANGLMVIVSYLFIVGKIQRLELKPLAA
- a CDS encoding CdaR family transcriptional regulator is translated as MATYHLDAKLAQEIVARTMQIIDSNINVMDARGRIIGSGDRERIGELHEGALLALSQARVVDIDDGVAKHLHGVRPGINLPLKIDGNIVGVIGLTGNPGQLRQYGELVCMTAEMMLEQARLLHMLAQDSRLREELVLNLIRAEEVTPALSEWAQRLGIDIHQPRVAAVVEVDSGQFGVDSAMAELQQLQTLLTTPERDNLIAIVSLTEMVVLKPALNSHGRWDADEHRRRVDSLFSRMTESSRLRVRIALGNFFTGPGGIARSWRTAVTTMAVGKQRHPDERRYFYPDLMLPVLLDSLRGGWQANELVRPLVKLKAMDSNGLLRRTLIAWFRHNVQPTPTSRALFIHRNTLEYRLNRISEMTGLNLANFDDRLLLYVALQLDDNL
- the degP gene encoding serine endoprotease DegP; the encoded protein is MKKSTLVLTALALSLGMALSPVSGFAAETAATHQQLPSLAPMLEKVMPSVVSISVEGSTPVTSRQMPDQLKQFFGQNSPLCQDGSPFQASPLCQGGDEGSDDGGDEGGAPAQEKFQALGAGVIIDADKGYVVTNNHVVNDASKIQVQLNDGRKFDAKLIGKDPRSDIALVQLIDFKNLTAIKMADSDQLRVGDYTVAIGNPYGLGETATSGIVSALGRSGLNIENYENFIQTDAAINRGNSGGALVNLNGELIGINTAILAPDGGNIGIGFAIPSNMVKNLTKQIVEFGQVKRGEIGILGTELTPELAKAMKIDAQRGAFVSQVMPKSAAEKAGVKAGDVIVTMNGKALNSFASFRADISSQPVGTKMTLGLLRDGKPVTVTVTLEQSTQSQVDSGMVFTGIEGAELSNTELDGQKGVRVDNVKAGSTAERVGLKKGDVILGVNQQPVANIGELRKILDTKPNVLALNIRRGDTSLYLLAQ